The Oncorhynchus nerka isolate Pitt River linkage group LG15, Oner_Uvic_2.0, whole genome shotgun sequence genome contains the following window.
TCTGATCGTGTTCCACTCCATGCCTGGATCTTTGATTACAAAATCATTTTTCATTGAGGGAATTAGAGTTATTTCCTGATCAGAAAACTCGGGAAGATTGCGCAGTCAAGAGAATTTACAATTTTTTTAAAAGCGGGAATCCTTCATTGGTGGAACCACCGCATCCGTTTGatatattacaacaacaaataagttactgcaaacaacaaACACTTTTTTCCCCTCAAACATCTTTGCATGTGCGAAAGAACAGcagaatatgttttttttttttattattattttttaaacacgctcatcccactcctctcctccaatgttCTCCATTTCACAAACAAAAACAATTACAAAGGCGATGGCGTGAACATGGCGCTGTTTCCCCAAATGCGGATTCAATCTTTAACTGGTGCAGGCTAATTCAGTGCCTCACGTACACAATATAATATAGGTCTATATATTGTTGGCCAAATATCACTGTTGTCATCTCCACTGTCTTCTTGCTGGGTTATGTTGTGtttagtggaggctgctgagaggaggacggctcataataatggctggaatggagcgaatggaatagcatcaaacacatggaaaccgggatgtatttaataccattccacttattccgctCTAGCCATtatcacgagcccgtcctccccaatttaggtgccaccagcctcctgtggttgTGTTCCTCTCAGGGCTACAGACATAGACAGGGTCTTAGGGAATCATGGCACTGGGCTTTGAGCCAAGCACCTGTCTATTTCTGATGCTGATAGGCAGCACTTTAATAATAGCACGTTAGTATTTCCCTGTATCAACCAAGCCGGGTGCTAGGATCAGTTTCAATTATACTGTTTCGGATAGACACGGACAGCCCAACATTTGCCCACAAAGTATTAACCAATTACATTGAAATGTATGTTCTTGTAATGATTGGAAAATGAAGGGGTTCTGTAATGCATGTTCCTGTAAAGATTGAAGggatttaaaatgttttttttgtgatgTTTCTAGCTAAGCAATAAGGCTCAggtgggtgtggtatatggccaatataccacggcttagTGCTGTTTGTATGCATgacgcaatgcggagtgcctggatacagcacttggccatataccacaaacgcCCAAGGTGCTTTAGTGCTGTTATAAACTATTTACCCAAGAACAgtacacaaacaaacaacaaacaacaattGTGCGTCATGCCCGTGGTATATTGTGTGATTACCCATGGTGGAGGGGCTTTTTCTTGGGAACATTAAACAGTCAAGGAGAAGAAGGACACTGGCAATTAGAGAAGAAGTGGACTGCATGAGTGCACAtgatcgcccccccccccccttcgccCAAACTTCTCCATCACTGCCCCCATGACAGCACAAAGACACCTGTTGtcatgcctgctcccgctcttccacCCTGGCGCTAGAGGGCGCtgggctccccagcattacgcactcctgccaccatcattacgcacacctgccttcccccgtCACGTGCATCAgtgattattggactcacctggactcaatccccTCTGTCATTACCTCCACTATACCTGTCTGTTCCCCCACTCTGTTCCCCACTTCAGCATAGATTGTCTTATGTCCTTGTATACCCGTGAGCTGACACTGTTCCTGTCTTGTTTCATGTCTGTTCctgattaaatgtttgactccctgTACCTGCGTCTCTACTCCGGCGTCGGTCCTTACACCTGTGGTTCCGGTCACGAAAGTCAAAATGGTTTGGGGTGGATGAGGGCTGGGGCACAATCAGAGGACTCATCTGTGATGGAGAGGAGCACAGGGATAGATCATTTCCCTGAGATTAACAGCAGGACAGGGAGAACCAGTGTCTTGCCTGGTGATGGGACATTGGCAGCTTTTGGACAGACTGTACTAAAATATACTATCTACAGCACTACGAGGATTCCCCCCATTAGGCCCACGTCACATGGGAAGGAGGCTGTACACTAATAAAAAGAAGATAGGCCTATTTACTGGAAATGGGTTGTTCTGGACACTTGACATGCTCCCAAATAAGCCCACTAATGTCTCAGGTCATGTCAGAGTGGACAGAACATCGTGAATGAATAAGAACGCTAGAACACTGATTAAAATTCCAGAGTTGTGAGTGCAGTATACCAGCGCATGGGATTCTTGGAACATAGATTGTATAGATTAGATTTCCCAGGCTGCTCTACTGCCTATCGCACAGCCAGTGGTCCAGAGAAGATAACTGAGATAGGGTACACACCGTGGTGGGGAGGGAGTCCCTCCGCAGAGCTCAAGATGGTTCCACGCTGTCAAAAGCCTGACgaggcagggacagggacagtcacAGTCCGTCAAACGTTGCAGTTCCTAGGGGAAATTTACGAAGGAAATTGGATCCCTTCTTTAAAGCATCTGGCTCTCACACAGGAGCGACGTGATTCAGTACATATCACTCAAAGGCTATGAAATGCTTTAGCCTACACCTAATTGGATGTTGAGGAAAGAGATGtattaaatgtattaaatattcaGGCAATAAGGACAAATCTGCCTCAAGACACATTTAATTTATGCAAGCGTTACTGGAGTCGAAAAGCAGATGTTCAACAAACAACACCTTTCTTTTTCTCAGTGAAATAAGATTACGATTAGGACTATATTGAATTTTGCAGGATTTCCTAAAGAGGTGCCACTGATACATCATTTCATTGAGTCAGCGTGTTACAGCTGAATAACAATAACCACCTACTCCAACGTCTACCTGGCTGCACTACTCGCGGAACACAACACACCAGGTTGCCAACGGTGGACCCTCTCATCGGGTACAGTTTCCTCCTGGTAATAACGCAGTAGTGGCATTGAGGGCTTTTGAAATGTCATTTACACTGACAGTCcataaaaaaatacatgtataGGTGTTGTGGTTAAGTTCATCTAATATAATATTCAGCGTGTTGTGATTAAGTTAATCTGATATAATATTCAGAGTGTTGTGATTAAGTTCATctgatacagtggggagaacaagtatttgatacactgccaattttgcaggctttactacttacaaagcatgtagaggtctgtcattttttatcataggtacacttcaactgtgagagacggaatctaaaacaaaaatccagaaaatcacattgtacgatttttaagtaattaattaggattttattgcatgacataagtatttgatcacctaccatccagtaagaattccggctctctgTTAGTTTTtattaagaagccctcctgttctccactcattacctgtattaactgcacctgtttgaactcgttacctgtataaaagacacctgtccacacactcaatcaaacagactccaacctcacaacaatggccaagaccagagagcggtgtaaggacatcaggaatacaattgtagacctgcataaggctgggatgggctacaggacaataggcaagcagcttggtgagaaggcaacaactgttggcgcaattattagaaaattgaagaagatgacggtcaatcaccctcggtctggggctccacgcaagatctcacctcgtggggcatcaatgatcatgaggaaggtgagggatcagcccagaactacacggcaggacctggtcaatgacctgaagagagctgggaccacagtctcaaagaaaaccattagtaatacactacgctgtcatggattaaaatcctgcagcgcacgcaaggtccccctgctcaagccagcgcatgtccaggcccatctgaagtttgccaatgaccatctggatgatccagaggaggaatgggagaaggtcatgtggtctgatgagacaaaaatagagctttttggtctaaactccactcgctgtgtttggaggaagaagaaggatgagtacaaccccaagaacaacatcccaaccgtgaagcatggaggtggaaacatcattctttggggatgcttttctgcaaaggggacaggacgactgcaccgtattgaggggaggatggatggggccatgtatcgcgaaatcttggccaacaacctccttccctcagtaagagcattgaagatgggtcgtggctgggtcttccagcatgacaatgacccaaaacacacagccagggcaactaaggagtggctccgaaagaagcatctcaagatcctggagtggcctagccagtctccagacctgaacccaatagaaaatctttggaggaactgaaagtccgtattgcccagagacagccgaaacctgaaggatctggagaaggtctgtatggaggagtgggccaaaatccctgctgcagtgtgtgcaaacttggtcaagaactacaggaaacgtacgatctctgtaattgcaaacaaaggtttctgtaccaaatattaggttctgcttttctgatgtatcaaatacttatgtcatgcaataaaatgcaaatgaattacttaatcatacaatgtgattttctggatttttgttttagattccgtctctcacagttgaagtgtacctatgataaaaaatgacagacctctacatgctttgtaagtagtaaagcctgcaaaatcggcagtgtatcaaatacttgttctccccactgtataataTTCAGCATGTTGTGATTAAGTTAATCTGATATAATATTCAGCATGTTGTGATTAACTTCATCTGATATAATATTCAGAGTGTTGTGATTAAATTCATCTGATATAATATTCAGCGTGTTGTGATTAACTTCATCTGATATAATATTCAGCATGTTGTGATTAACTTCATCTGATATAATATTCAGTGTGTTGTGATTAAATTCATCTGATATAATATTCAGCGTGTTGTGATTAACTTCATCTGATATAATATTCAGCGTGTTGTGATTAACTTCATCTGATATAATATTCAGCATGTTGTGATTAACTTCATCTGATATAATATTCAGTGTGTTGTGATTAAATTCATCTGATATAATATTCAGCATGTTGTGATTAACTTCATCTGATATAATATTCAGCATGTTGTGATTAAGTTCATCTGATATAATATTCAGCGTGTTGTGATTAACTTCATCTGATATAATATTCAGCATGTTGTGATTAAGTTAATCTGATATAATATTCAGCTCACTATTTGGCTTCTTAAATAATCAGACCAACACTGCCAAAGGGCTTATTTATGTCACGCTAATCATCTATGTCATACAGTATTAGCGTGACCTATAGACATTACCATGACGGTCATGTGAGGTGAAcggtttatttaaccaggaggaccaTAGCAAACCAGACAGGCTGTCCTTGCACTGGCAAAGAGTTGTTCATGTAGACGACAATGACAAGCATGAGTCATAAAGTGGGACGTCATCATTTGATTCAAAATGTATTATTAATACATTTAGATGTGGACTGAGAGACTTTAACCATGAGGAAATACAGAGCAAGCAACAAGCTATAGTCTCCCTGATGGCATCTTTTGTTGTTGTAATCACTCTCAAACACATTCTATTGCATTGAAGTCCATACTGTAATCACTAGTCAAGGTGGATTTACTATATTTCTAAAATATTATGTAGTTTTTATTGTGCACATAAACACAAAATAGGATCTCAAGATGATCAGGCTGCTCTTTCATCTGTGAGCTAATGTTACCTGAGTCGGCGTTGAATGATAATCAGACTTCTGCTCCTACCAGTAGCTCGTTGTACACTTTCAGATATCACTTAGTTTTCCCCTCTCGAATCTGTCTAGTACTCACATTTGCATGCAGACTAGTGATTGGCCGCTCATATGCCTCAATAGACAGCCGTGAACTGATTGGCTCCTGCCAGAAGAGGGCATGGAATCCCTGCGACCAAAAACACACATAAAAGGGAGCGTGGAAAACCGCAGAGGCAGACAAGCACCTACTTACTACAAGAGAACTTTGAGCACTATCAGAGACCTTCTGCTAGAATCTGTGGACAGAAATCTCTGACAATCTACACTCAGTGTGCAATTGCGCAGCTGTTTCTACCGACAGCAACTTCACCAGAAGACAGAAGAGTTTGACTGGTCTTACGTTGTACTAATCTACCTGTCTACTGACAGACTGTCAGTGACTGAGCGGACAGTTTAAAGACACTTTTAGAAGCATATCGTCATCCAGACAAAAATCAGTATCATGTCTCTAGAGTTGAAGGAGAAGACCCAGGTGAGGTTGGTGTTCCTGGGGGCGGCCGGCGTGGGCAAGACGGCCCTGATTCGCCGCTTCCTCCAGGACACCTTCGAGGCCAAGCACCGGCGCACCGTGGAGGAGATGCACAGCAAGGAGTACGACATCGGTGGCTCTAAGGTCACCGTGGAGATCCTGGACACCAGCGGCAGCTACTCCTTCCCTGCCATGCGCAAGCTCTCCATCCAGAACAGCGACGCCTTCGCCCTGGTCTACGCGGTCGACGACGCAGAGTCGCTGGAGGCCGTCAAGAGCCTCCGCGACGAGATCCTGGAGGTCAAGGAGGACAAGTACACCCCGATCGTGGTGGTGGGTAACAAGGCAGACCGAGCAGGAAGCGACCGGCAGGTGGCAGCTGACGACGTACTGTCAACAGTCGAGCTGGACTGGAACAACAGCTACGTGGAGACGTCGGCCAAGGAGAACAACAATGTGATGGAGGTGTTCAGGGAGCTGCTGCAGCAAACCAACCTGTCCAGCCGGCTGAGCCCTGCTCTGAGGCGCCGCAGGGAGACCTTCCCCAAAGGAGACCCCAAGGACTCCCGGCCACCCATGAACAAGACCAACTCCTGCATCATCTCCTAATAGGGCAGGTTGAagtagaaagagagggaaaggatgtgggCTAGTACACCTGCTAAAGTGCTGCTGtacaagagggagagggaaactTGACTTTGCATGGGCTGAAAAGGTTGAGGTGAGGGACTGCCAGTGTGCTGAAACAGAACGGAACTCCCAAACACTCTTGATTCCACGTCTGCGTCCCTTGTCCAAGCGATGTGTTTGATATGGGAAGAGAATGGGCGACAATGAATGGTTACGACAGAGGACTTGGTCCAACTATTGTAAACCTTGTAAGGTGGGGAGATAAGGGTGAAAAGGGGACAAAGATGTTCAACTGCTCAGTTGTATACTTAATGTAATGTGTTGCTGCTTATTTGGTTAACAGGCTTCTGCTGTTTCCATTTAGATCAATGTATAGCTTTTGTATTCAATTGATGCTAATTTTGCAAACGTGTGTTTGACATTCACTTGCAATAAGACATTTGACTGTTGCAAACATACAAGAAGAGTATTTATTGACTCAAAAGGAACGATTTATATGCTGGGGTTTGTGCAAAGTTAATGGTTTGATGTAAAACACCATCTATTCAGTTGGAAATTCACATGTAGCACAGCATTTATTGTTTACAAAAGACTCGCTTGTATTCAAGTTTTTTTTAATCGATTTGCTAAGCATGACTTGATTAATGTGTGTAAAAAGTGGTGACATGCAAATGACTACTACATGCAAGTTTTAttttaaacatgtttttataTTCTCACGTTTTTTTAAATCCATGATTTCTACATTAAACTGCTTTACCCGTGTTCATTTTACAACAGAATGTTGACCCCATAAAGCTAAATAAATAGTACACACAAAAAGGCTATGATCTCCTGTAATAACTAACTGCATTATGAATATGAGAGACATGTTTGCATTCTCAATAGAGAACGAACAACGCAGACACAAACTGGAGGAGTGAAACGGATGTCACACACATCAGACATCGCACACGTCAATCAAATAGCAACGGTCTATCTATCATCATGGCCCCAATAGATCTGGCCCCATGGCCCCAACCTGTAGTCTGGTTCAGGTATCAACACATTTCCACAAACAAACTACAAAAACATACTATCAAATCCCACTTACTAGTGAACGTTTGCACTGTAGGATAAGACCTAGAACAGGGATGGGCAattttgatgggggtggggactcatcatgaggggccacTGTGGCTCACGGGTctgcatacccacatccatacccacacatgcagtcagagcaGGCCCTAGCCTTTTGAGGGCCCGAAGCTAAAAAAAAATGGGGGGTGGGGGAAATTGATCCGCATGCCTACAAAAGAGCTGCCCGTTTCCTATCCCTGGCCTAAGGGTATAACTTACCATTACACAAGGCTCAAGGGATTTTCCGCTAAAATGTTTAAAGATGACTACGCTGACGTTATCAGGAATACAATTGAATAACATTAAGCTTAAACCTTCATTTCTAACTGTAAAGAAGAAGATATACTTGTAAAAATGGCAGATATAGCTTACTGTGATTCAGTTCACACAGAACCA
Protein-coding sequences here:
- the LOC115143571 gene encoding GTP-binding protein Rhes-like, producing MSLELKEKTQVRLVFLGAAGVGKTALIRRFLQDTFEAKHRRTVEEMHSKEYDIGGSKVTVEILDTSGSYSFPAMRKLSIQNSDAFALVYAVDDAESLEAVKSLRDEILEVKEDKYTPIVVVGNKADRAGSDRQVAADDVLSTVELDWNNSYVETSAKENNNVMEVFRELLQQTNLSSRLSPALRRRRETFPKGDPKDSRPPMNKTNSCIIS